The stretch of DNA ACCCACTTTACGAACGTATTTCGTCGGTAGCAACCCCTTCAACTTACGAATGCGTTCCGTCGGGACCGAATCAGTCACCTTACGGACATACTTTGTGGGGAGGAGATCACGTATCGACATTTATGAAATACTGATCTCATGTTGTAAAATCGCTTGTGGCCCTTTCGACGCCGATACGTGTTTTCCGAGCTATCACGACAGCTGACCATCATATGGCCATTTCAGTCGGGCGGGTCCAGCCGTTGCCTCGAGAGTCGTCTCTCTGTGCGATCGATACTGAAACCTTCTTGGGGAATCGCACCGGGTGTTCGGATATGTACGACAGCGAGTGGCCCCTGTCGAGGTGGCAGCCGTGACGAGTGTCAAGGAGTTCCGAATCGAGGCGGCTGCGACCACCGACGAACTCGGCCGCGGTTCGTTCGTCTTTACCGACGACTACTCCGTTTTCGACTGGGGGAAGATGCCCGACCCGATCCCCGACAAAGGCAGAAGTCTCTGTACGATGGGCGCGTTCAACTTCGAGACCCTCGAGTCGGCGGGCATCCCGACTCACTACCGTGGCGTCGTTCCCGACGACGGCGACGAGCCAGTCTCTCTCGAGGACGTCTCGGAACCTCCCCGAGAGATGGCGATCGAACTCACGCAGGTCCCCGACCTCCCCAACGACGGCCGAGAGTACGACTACGACAGCTACCACGCCGACGCCGGCGACAACTACCTGATCCCACTCGAGATCGTGTTCCGGAACCGGGTCCCGATCGGCTCGAGTCTCCGCCGGCGCACCGACCCCGACGACCACGGGCTCGACGTCGATAGCTGGCCGGACGAAGTCGTCGACCTCGACGAACCGATCGTCGAGTTCTCGACGAAGTACGAGGAGAGCGACCGCTATCTGGACCGCGAGGAGGCCGACGCGATCGCCGGCAAAGCCGACGTCGCCGACCTCGAGTCGCTGGCTCGCGAGGTCAACCGACTCGTCACCGACCGCGCCGAGGAAGCGGGACTCGACCATCAGGACGGCAAGATCGAGTGTTGCTACTACGACGGCGAGATCCGCGTCGCCGACGTCGTCGGCACGTTCGACGAGAACCGCTTCAGCTACGAGGGAACCCAGCTCTCGAAGGAAGTCCTCCGGCAGTACCACAAGCGAACCCAGCCGGAGTGGGTCCAGGCCGTCGAACAGGCCAAAGCCGAGGCCAAACGCAAGGACGTCGCCGACTGGAAGTCCCGCTGTGAGGTGGAGCCGGAGCCACTCGAGGACGAGGTGCTCGAGACTGCACGGGACATGTACTGTGCGGGAGCCAACGCCTACGTCGGCCGAGAGCTGTTCGACGCACCGCCGCTCTCGAGTGCGATCGGTGCGGTTCGTCGACTGTAACGAGTCACTTCCCTTTTCCTGTGTCTAGTCATCGCATACCGCACTTACAGCGTCGCTCGTCGCCGTATTCAGTAACCCTCATATGCAGCGAGTCCACATGCAGTAGCAAGCAATGACTGTTCCCGTCACCCTGGTTCCGGCGAGTATCGTCCCGTTCGATCCGACGGTCGGCGTCACGGTCGTCGCCAGCATCATGCTGACCGTCTTCGTCGCTGCTATGACGTTCCTGGCTCTCGCACCGGTCGTCTCCGAGAAGTGGAGCCAACAGCTAGGCGGTGCCGCGAGCGGTCCGTCGCTCGAGACCGAAGCCAACGAAGCCGACTAATCCTTCTTTAGAGCCCGTACTGGTCACGTACCAGATGGGCCATTCCGCGCTCCTCGAGGACGTCCATCGGTGCGAGCATATCGAGTTGAACGACGCCCGGGAGCCGTCCGATCTGGACGCCGCCGGTGAACGTACACCGCGAGCGGACCTCACCCTCGCTCATTCCCAGCAGGTCGCTCGCCCGGTCGAAGGCGTTCTGTGTCGCGTCGTTGATCGTCGCGCCGGAGCCGATTACCTGGATCGGTCCCATGTCGTCCTCGAGGTCGACTCCGTGGTGGGACGCGAGCTCTCGGCCCGCTTCGCGTTCCCCCTCACTGTACGGCTTCGAGATGAACGGCAGATCCTCCTCGTTGGGCAGCAGGATCGGCCCGTCGATCTCGAGGTCTTTGATAACTTCGACGCCCATTCGCACCGTGCCGCTGACGTCGGTCGTGTGCAGGGAGAGTTCGCCGTCGCCCTGGTTGGCGTGGAGGTCGCCGACGTAGACTCCGCCGCCGTCGACCTTGACGGGACAGATTAGGGTCGCACCGGCGCGGACCTCGGGGACGTCCATGTGGCCGTCCGTTCGTTCTTCGAGTTCGTCCTCGCTCTCGAGACCCCAGTCGTGGTCGGCACCGATCAGGAACTGTCCGAAGTCGCCGGCGTTGTGCGAGTCGGGGAGTTCGACCGGCGGCGTCGTGCCGACGTTGCCGATGAAGGGGCGCAGTCGGCCGAGCGTGCCGGGCATCTCCGAGGGTTCGTACAGCAAGATTGGGTGCTGGCGGGAGTTCTCGGGGATGTCCATCACCTCCACGGCGTCTTTCGCGAGTTCGTGTGCACCCGACTCGTCCATCGTGAGTCCGACGGTCCGATCCTCGTCGAACGCGACGGTGTAGCCGTACTCGAAACCGAAGGAGGAGGCGTTGGCACCACACTCTGCACAGCGGATCGCGTCCTCGCCGGTGCCCTCGACGACGGAGTCGGGCCACTCCGTCCCACACTCGGGACACCGGTGGTCGACGAACGGGTCGTCGTCGAACGCCTCCTCGCGTTCGCGCATCGTCCCGGTGCTCGTCGCCATGCTCGTGACCTCGATCTCCCGGATCTTCAGGGCGACCGCGTCGCCGACCTCGGCGTTCTCGACCCGGATCGGCCGCGTTACCTCGTGGCCGCCGCGAAACTCCGGCGTGATCATCGGCCCCCAGCAGGCCGGCGGTGTGTAGGTCTCGATCGTCCCGCCGTCGGCGACCGTCCCGGCCCACTCCTGATCCGGGCCGACGAGTCCGAGCGTGTACTGGTCGACCGATAGCTCTTGCTGGATTTCACGTTGTGCCATAGCATACCAATCTACGACGGCGGCGAAAATAAACGTACAGTAGCACGCTACCTGCAGGCCCCTGTGTTCGAGGGCGTAACGGTCGATCCAGAAAACGTGTGAACCGAGTCGGTCCGACTACAGCGGTATCGAACGTCGGCTAGCGAACACTCGAGCGACGTCTCCGGCTACTCCCACTCGGGGAGCGACGCAGCTTCCGCCTCGGATACCGAGATCCAGGCGTCGTCTCGGGCGATGTCGGCGATAACGAGGTGTGGCTGCCCATCGATCTCGTCGATCGCCGCCACGACGTCGCCGCTCTCCACTGGCAGCGTTCCGATAGTGCCTGGATTGAGCGTCATGTTCAATTATACTTTCCTTATCGCTATGAACGTTTCGGGTTAAACCCAGCTAGTGAGTGGAATTCCATCAAAATTGCCTACCTTCGACTGTCTCGAAATGTAATGGTCGTACACTCAGTCGTCGGCGATCGCGTCGCCGATCCCGTCGACCGGTCGGTCGGGAGTGATCTCGTCGATCTCGTCGGGGAGACCGAGCTGATAGTCGCTCTCGTTCTCCCGGACTGTCGTCCGGCCGCGGTGGACCGAGACGTCGCCGTTCAGGTGGAGACGGACAGCTTCGAGCAAGGCGTCGGCCTCGAGGGGCTGTCCGCGGCGTTTCACCGCCTCGGCGTCGGCGTCGTCGGGGACGTCGAACGCTCGCTGGGTGATGATCGGTCCCTGGTCGAGGTCCGTCGTCACGTAGTGAGCGGTGACGCCGGCGACGCGGACGCCTTCCTCGATGGCCTGACGGTACGCTTCCGCGCCGGGGAAGGCGGGTAGCAGGGAGGGATGGACGTTGATGATTCGGTCCTCGTACCGAAAGACGACGTTGGGGCTGAGGATCCGCATGTAGCGAGCCAGCACGACGAGGTCGACGTCGTATCGTTCGAGCAACTCGAGCAGTCGCTCCTCGTCTTGCTGCCCGTTCTCGTCGCCGACGTCGTGGAACGGAACGTCGTAGTGGTCGGCCAGCGGCTCCAGGTCGTCGTGGTTTCCGATCACGACGCCGACGTCGGCCCCGAGTTCGTCGTTGGCCCAGGCCTCGAACAGTGCCTCGAGGCAGTGGCTCTCTTTCGTGACGAGGACGGCGATCTGCTGGTTCTCGCGGTCGGACGGGAACCGGACCTTGACGTCGAGTCCGAGGTCGTCGCCCAACTCGTGGAGGTCCTCCCGGAGTTTCGCCTCCGTACAGACCATCTCGCTGGTATCGACGGCCAGGTACATCCGGAAGACGTCGTCCCG from Natronobacterium texcoconense encodes:
- a CDS encoding phosphoribosylaminoimidazolesuccinocarboxamide synthase, whose translation is MTSVKEFRIEAAATTDELGRGSFVFTDDYSVFDWGKMPDPIPDKGRSLCTMGAFNFETLESAGIPTHYRGVVPDDGDEPVSLEDVSEPPREMAIELTQVPDLPNDGREYDYDSYHADAGDNYLIPLEIVFRNRVPIGSSLRRRTDPDDHGLDVDSWPDEVVDLDEPIVEFSTKYEESDRYLDREEADAIAGKADVADLESLAREVNRLVTDRAEEAGLDHQDGKIECCYYDGEIRVADVVGTFDENRFSYEGTQLSKEVLRQYHKRTQPEWVQAVEQAKAEAKRKDVADWKSRCEVEPEPLEDEVLETARDMYCAGANAYVGRELFDAPPLSSAIGAVRRL
- a CDS encoding acetamidase/formamidase family protein encodes the protein MAQREIQQELSVDQYTLGLVGPDQEWAGTVADGGTIETYTPPACWGPMITPEFRGGHEVTRPIRVENAEVGDAVALKIREIEVTSMATSTGTMREREEAFDDDPFVDHRCPECGTEWPDSVVEGTGEDAIRCAECGANASSFGFEYGYTVAFDEDRTVGLTMDESGAHELAKDAVEVMDIPENSRQHPILLYEPSEMPGTLGRLRPFIGNVGTTPPVELPDSHNAGDFGQFLIGADHDWGLESEDELEERTDGHMDVPEVRAGATLICPVKVDGGGVYVGDLHANQGDGELSLHTTDVSGTVRMGVEVIKDLEIDGPILLPNEEDLPFISKPYSEGEREAGRELASHHGVDLEDDMGPIQVIGSGATINDATQNAFDRASDLLGMSEGEVRSRCTFTGGVQIGRLPGVVQLDMLAPMDVLEERGMAHLVRDQYGL
- a CDS encoding DUF7556 family protein, whose translation is MTLNPGTIGTLPVESGDVVAAIDEIDGQPHLVIADIARDDAWISVSEAEAASLPEWE
- a CDS encoding formyltetrahydrofolate deformylase is translated as MTTDVTEITVIGEDDTGLIARVTSLLFERGVNIEDLDQAVRDDVFRMYLAVDTSEMVCTEAKLREDLHELGDDLGLDVKVRFPSDRENQQIAVLVTKESHCLEALFEAWANDELGADVGVVIGNHDDLEPLADHYDVPFHDVGDENGQQDEERLLELLERYDVDLVVLARYMRILSPNVVFRYEDRIINVHPSLLPAFPGAEAYRQAIEEGVRVAGVTAHYVTTDLDQGPIITQRAFDVPDDADAEAVKRRGQPLEADALLEAVRLHLNGDVSVHRGRTTVRENESDYQLGLPDEIDEITPDRPVDGIGDAIADD